One Salvia splendens isolate huo1 chromosome 1, SspV2, whole genome shotgun sequence genomic window, GAAGCATTTGATAAGGGAGAAGAAGTAGATGCACCCAGACCATCCTACCAAATCATATTCATATTGGTAACTATTCAAGCAACAGAAATATTATTTGCTTCTACATATCACAATTACATCTTATACAACAGAATTTCAAAACACCCGAAAGTGCTACTCCCCAAAATTTATTATTTGCTTTGCAACATCAAGTAAATGTATCTAATATGTAGCGTATATAAGAATCCCCAAAATTACACAATAATCCAGTGAGTAGATACTGGTCAAAACTGCACTTAGAACATCAATAAAAATGTCTTCCCATCTTGGTATCTGAAGAATAAAAGCAATCAACAGACAGACTCATTACCTCCATGCTGGGTAGGAAAACTGGACAATCCATTTGGATTAGTACCAGGCATTAGGGACTTAGCAAACAGCTGGATGCCTTGAAATCTTAGTAAGACAGCCTGAGGAGTTGTCTTTGTGCTTTGAGTAACATCTAACAGCAAGGATAAAATAAAACCACTGGAAGACTGGAGCTCCTTGTATAAAGAACCAATGCTGTAATTTGGACTCAATGAATTCTTTCTAGATCGAGCTGCAATTTCAGCTGAGATAAGGGAGTACTTCAGCGTGTCCCATATAATCAATGGATGACTTACCCTACCAGTCTCTAAAATCTTAGCTTGTTTAGGATAATACATCGCACATAACAAACGAATGATAGGTTCAAGATTTGGCTTTATCGTTAACTTTCGTGTTGGTACAATTTTTAGACTCTCCTGATCTCCAGCAATATTTGCAGCTGTTTGTAAGAGTGATAAAGCATCTTGGAGGCGAAGAGAATGGCCGGTGGCGGAGAAATTTAAATGGCTACTCACACCTGTAAAATTAATGGTTGAACCAGCAGACGGCTGAGGTATCCTTGTTTTATCTCCTGGCAAAACTGGCAGTACAGAATTAGCAAGTCCCCGACACACCGGACAAAGGAACTCTCCCTGCCAAAACATGAGAACATTACCAAAACCATCTTATTGTCAACAGCCAAAGTTCAGAAAATAGAAAAACTCTACCTGTTCTGGATCCACAATGTGGCCCCCTTCAAATACAATTCTTCTATTGAATCTGTAAAACATGGACAGGAAATTACACTCCTATTAAAGGCAAGTATATATGCCAATAGAGGTACCAAATGAAAGATCAATCACTAAGACTTATGAGTAATACTTATAAGCTTAAACACACTGGGCAGAAGAGTGACTGCTTTTCTAAAACAACATTTCTGGTAAGCACTGAAATCCAAGATGCCCATCCAAAGCATATAAATAGATTTCACAGGAATCTGAGACCAGCAGAGGTGCACCTTAATTATGATTACTATTACATCATACTTTCATTCTTCTCATTTGATAAAGAAGTGTTATAAGAAAAACAtcaatcaagaaggaaataaatGAACTATCCCTTCGATGAGTCACGAGAGGAGCGAATCAGAAAAGGTTAATGATTGTTAGGATAATATCCCAAGGAATGTATCTGGGGGGGGGGGGATCTTAAGGGACTAGTTGATCTAGAAAGTAAAAAATTGGAATACCAAGCAACCAGATAGAATAAATAAGAATGCAACCATCATACAATGAATTACAGAAATGGAGAAGGGGACCTGATTGAACAGCTGGAAAAAACTTTTCAGAGAAAAACAAATTCGAAGGGCCAAGAAAAATGGTAGCAGGTTTTTGCTGTTACCAAACATTTACAAAGTGGCACTTTCTAAGAAGATATTCAAGACCCAGGACGAAGTTGAAGAGCCGGGCTATTGGTGTTCAAGCAGCAATTCACTATCAGAATGAGAGCATGAAACAAGATTAGAGACCTATTACATTGCAATATAATGTTAACCTTTAACTACAACCAAGAGGCATTATGAAAATGTAATAAACCAACTCTGGTAAACAGGCAAATATTTTTGTCACCCCAGTGATGGAGATTAGAACATTTGCATGAGAGAGATGCTCATCGACCTCAAGTTATGTACAAGAATTAAAGAAGTTTCTACATCTCCATGGACTGTACGTTTAAGGTTCCCATGATGTGAAAAGTAGCAAATCACATCCAAAATTATTGTCAGAGAAAGACATGACAACCAGGTGTAGTTCAATAGCAAATCAAGATTCTAATCATAACAAGTCAAGCTTATGCAATTGAGACAAGCTATAATTGTTCATAATGCAGGTTTTTTTCCTTATGTGTTATTGAAAATCATTTGTATTGTTGTATCAGGTACTTCCTGTCACATACAAATAATCCAGAATATGATAAGAGGTGATTTACTAGTACTACCGTGAAATTTGCGCTTCCATATACATAAAACACTAAGAGCTATGATTCAGTCTTCATCCCAATGGTTTGGATGAAAAAATTTGAGCAAATAACAGGCTTTTAACATGCCTAATTCATCAATTTCTTCAAGTTAATACTCTCAGCGATCTGTCAATGACTCAATAATAAAGGCAAAAAGTGTGTTTCAACGCTGAAAAGAGGGGAAGAAGTGGGGATCATATAGGTCTACCTCTCCCTTAGTGATGATAAATAGCGATCCAGACATACTTTATGCACAGCATGTCCACATGAAGAAACATAAATTCCATCAGCATCAGTCGGCCTAAAGTTATCATATCCGGGATGCAGTACACCAGATTTCAATTTCATCCAATCGCTGCAAGAGCCGTTCTGTGAAGCCAAAGGGTTATCCTGTGGCTCTTTCGACAAACCAGCCATGTATTTACCAAACAGAAGAGATTCGGAACAGCCGCTTCTTTTGCTACTGCTTCCAGTGGTTGAACAATTTTCAGCATCTTTGCGAGAATCGGAACCATTTGTACTGGATTGGAACCTTCTTATTGACAGATACATATCCTGTTCCAATGTCCCAAAAGATGATGTTTTGCTCTCCCTTGTGTCCTTCAAAACAGAAGGTAGTTGAATATTCTTAATGGTAGGGAATTGTGCTTTGACATACTCCGTAAAAGCATTCACTTCCTGCGGTTGTCCAGTAGAAGCAAAATCATTTAGAGCACTCTGAACCATATTTTTGAACTGAGACAACGAGACCTCTGAGCTATCAGGGACACTGCTTTGTGATAAAATATTGATCGGGGTCttatcatccaagacaagctcTTTACCAGACCGGCTAACTCGATCCCATAAAGGAGGGCCATGTTCAACCAAACTCAATAGCCTGGATTTCTTCATTCCAAAGTAATATAGAGTCAGAATGACATCAAGCTAGATTTATTTAATGCTTATTAGCTTAAGGTTAGATGGTGTGCACTGAAACCATAAGAATCAATTAGAATCtccatgacaaaaataaaaccAGATACATTCACTTACTTGGAGAAGAACCAAGTATGATACTGGATTCTTAGACTTAGGATCATGGCACAGGGAGCAGGTTACTTGAGCGGACTCCTGGGTGTCATTACTAACTTCAGAATCACATACTTCTTGCTCGGGGTTGGCATCTTCCATCTCATCATCTTTGCTGGAATTAAAGCTCTCCAGAAACTTGGATTGCTGGGCTCTCATCTTTTCCTGTACCGGTTTTAGATATGATGAGCAtcagaaagtgcatattctccTACTTTACATAAAAGCATTAAAAGCAAACACAAAGAATTGTAATAAAAAATCATTGTAGGACTTTCGTAACTAGAAACAATGTCATTCAGAAAAACTCCATCTCAACATTATTCAAGTTACAACCAACCAAACAATAAGCACCAACAAAGCAGCCATCAGATATTAGAGACAGTTACTGCAAAGATGAAAGAGACACACAAGTTGGAGCAAATAATCTTTAAACATAAATATCCCAAGTGCACTTATGCATCAACTGAGATAACAACGAATGGCTGGGTGTTTTCATATACCAAAAGACTCCATAAAAGTGCACAGCAGTCCATATTACCCAATAagtatagtactagtattaaattaGCTGACTCAAGTAATACatcaaaaacataaataaaatgtcTTACCAATATAGCAGTTTGTCTCTCACGAGACTTTGCTTTGCGTTTTTCACAATCTGATAAATCCATGTCGCTAGCATTATCATTCGAAAtagattttgaaaatttattagCTAATTGTGGTGCAAGTTTCTGCAATTTGGTCATGCATGCTGGTTCAAGTGCCACAAAGGCCTTGATTAAACCCATAACTACAGATGACAGATTAAAATCCCCAGCTTCCATGAAGTTTTGTGCATTTTCTTTCTCATGCGTCCGCATCAAAATGACAAGGATTGACAACAAGCTCTGATCACCATACTTGCTGGTAGGTATTTCTTCACTGGCAAATGCCAAAACTGGAATGATGTCACCCACATAACAAAATGGGTCACCCAATTCTTTCTGCAATCGACAGACATCCAGTGCAAGGGCCAACAAATGCAATGCAGTTAATAGGACACCATCCAGAGCACGCGGGGTAGCAAGCTTGTCAGAGAAAACACCATAAAACAGAACTGCACGGACAATTTGGAGAAGTGTCTTACAGGTAGCTATTTTAGCTATGCCCCTGAGAGGAGGATAAATTTTTGTCCATCTAGGAAGTTGGGCGGACATCGCCGAAACATTACAAAACAACAAGTATCTCTCTTCTGCTGCTTGTTGATCTCTCAAGTTCCAGCGAGGATGATATAAATCAAGGTCCTTCCAGTATGACGATCTTAGTTTATACATGCCCTGAAATTACTAAAAGTCAGCACAACTGCATTACACTTTACACCAATGACAGACATGATACTTCAATCTCGTACCTGTGTCATGCCAGATGGGTGAGAATATTCGGCAACTCTATCCAACACTTCTTGAAATTCGTCAGCTTCTGAAAGATCTCGAGGAAGAGACTTCACAAGCTGACTTCGAgtagcatctccaatagcaagCTTGTATACCAACTCTCTTTGTAAGCACTCGGCAGTTGTCAGCCCACAAAATCTTCGCTCTTTCACAATTTGTATCAGAAGAGTGAGCATTTCAGTAACTAGGGTCGGTTCATGCCTGAAAATTAAATTGCAAATCTATTTCCATGATTGAAACCCATGATGAGGGCCACAGATAGAAAATAATGGAATATACAAGCATGAATTATCTAGAATTGTGCGAGCCTACAAGGGGGCAAGGATAGCAAATAGTGGAATGTACAAGTATGAAATTATCAGAAACTGGGTAAACCACTGAGCAAACGTTAATCAATATCATCTGGAAACACCACTGCTTAAATACATTTTTCATTCTCCAAATAATGTTAAGGCAGATGCAACTACTTGTTAATATATGCTTTTATAATGTCATAACCTGATCACTATGAAGAAGGTAATACAGGAATGTTGTGTGAAATAGGGTGTCTCCCAATAGTTTTGGACATCAACGCCTAGTATCTTGTGTATGGAAACACGAGCTCTTCGCTAATTGACTAGTTCAAGCTGTATACTCGCACATAAAATATATCTTCAGAGTTCAGACCATTCTAAAACAGACATTTCATGCAACAGTGTCCACTTATTAAGtaggaaaaaaaatcatagGTTCATAATAGCTTTGCTTTGTAGCATAAATTGTTGTTTGCAGTGCTCTACCACATCTTAAGCAGGCATAATCCCCAAATATGTGCCTAGGAATATTAGTAAAACGAAGATAAGGTGAGAAGCATGTTTCTTTGTTTTGTACAAAACAATAGTAGATGAAACATTAGATGCAGCACATACACAAACTTGTTGCAGGGTTAATAGAAGATGATAGGAGATCGTTTCTCAATCAAAAATTGTACAAAAGAACAAGTTCAAGAAGAAACTACATACTCACTAGACTGATCAGTATTAAGAGTGATATAGTTTGATAGCCCAAAACGTTCAAGGATTCTTTGGACAAAAAGATCTGGTGGAGCTAAAGCAGCACAACACTGTAGCAAGAAGAGATCAGGTTCTTGGCCTTGCTCCGACCTGCATCAGGAAACCAAAGGGATTAAGCAATTCCCAGATTATGAAAAAGCAAAGAGAATTATTATCAGTAATACCACCAGTCGTGGCAATACATACCAGCGGACTGCACGGTACCACTCACTAAATAATAAGGGAGCATCCCCATTACTGCGCCACATTCCAGCATGAACCTGTGCACAGAACACCCTTATTCGCAGGGGATGCTCCATGACAAAGGAAGAAAACCCATAAGGGTGGGATCCATCCAGAATCTGGCAAAGGAAATCACCATGTCTGACAAATGAGTGATCTGCAGAAACAGAATCAGTACTCAGGACGCGCAACGATCCTTCACCGAAACTTTCTTTAAGTGCCCTCCGCAAAAGCATTGACAGGAGTCGGTGCAGCGGAATGTGTACAGATATTTCCTGTGATCCAACATCATATGTGATGTCAGGCCAATCTGATAAACTCAGAACTCGCAATCCTTCTGGTTCGGAAGAACTCTCTCCTTCGATGATGTTATCATCAGTACCACAATTCCTTAGTTGTCCCACAGGCTGGCTACTGTCAAACCCTACACCAAGATTCAAGCCACCATGAGATGGTGAAAACATATTATTTTCTAAGAGCCTCATTTAAATTGGTAGGATAACTACCTGATGAAGTGGATGATTTAAATATGTGTCTGCCTCTTCTAAACCTCGAGAGAGTTCTTTTTAAAGCCAAAAAGTTATTGCCAGAGCCATCACTTGTCTTCAGAGACAATGCATTGAGAGGACCCAATGTGTTGTCGAGTCCCAGCCAACTCTCAAGAGATCTCAAGCACTCATATACTAACCACAAAGCAGATGATGGGACAGGAAAACTATCAATAGCCTTGACCTCATGGCCAACTGCACCCTTTACTGTAGTACTACTGACGGAGCTTTCTTGAGATAGCCTTCCTACTTTGGCATGTCTCAGGCTGTCTTGGTCTTCATGATGTTGTTTATACATGCTGATAAATGTTTTATTATCATCGTTAACACTGACTGAGAAGGCCCCAGCCACTTGAAGAGAAAGAATGCTAGATATGGAATGACATAAAGCAAAAGGCAAATGAACATTCTCGTTTTCATCTTCTACGTGACTGCCCGTCTCTCTCTTTTGAGTGTTCATGCCTTGTACGGAAGCCAAGAGTCTCATCCAAACTCTAACCAGATCTCGTCTGCGTTGGCATAGATAATTGGGTACAACAGAATGGCTCATGACAAATCTAATATCTTCAACCACGCGAATAGTAGTTTCATATAGGTGTGCCCACTTATTAACCTGCAAAACAGCTACATTTAAACTTTTCCCAGTCTTAATGAACTCAAGAGTATCAGGACAAAGATTCAATAATACTACCATCTGCATACTTTAATAGCAACAGAAACTAGACCACAGATTGAGCCATGCCATTAATTTAGTCATTTCATTCAGCTAGTGTGAAAACATAGGCTGGGTAACCATTAGTATTTCTCCATAATCAAAATAGTTTATACCTGTCTAGGacttataatttttaagtttcGCTCAACATCTGTTCACCAAACATTTCAACTTGGTTAAAGATATGCGGTTAGATTATAGAAGACTTGACCTAACAAATTCAGCCAGGAGCAATTGTGAATTAATAGAAACTTACTAATCCATGTGTTTCCATCACCTAATGGTGATGCAAACAGAGGACTaacaaaatattcatcttttcaTTGTGACAAGATAATTTTCCAAATTAAAAGGAAACAGGATTTTCAATTCCCATACTATATAATTTAAACATAGTCATAAAAGGTCAGATGCTTCATCTGAACCTGAGGTAAAAAGAATATAAGTGAAGGCTCTACCAACACAAGTATGCGGATGGTAGAATCCTTGATGTGCCATTTAAATATACAACCCTCTGCATACTCTGAAACCTAACAAGCTTATTGATGTGCAATTTATAACAAAACCGTAACTATTTAAGCTCATGCACAAACAGGCTCAACTTCATCTGAAACGAAAGCACAATAAGAAACTATAataaaaagaacaagaaaataacTATTAATTTGCCACTGTACTTTTTCCACGGGAATAACCAACCATGGTCGCTATGAGATATAGTATGGGAAAATAAAATGAGTGATAAGAGAACAGCATATTTCCCAAGTTAAAATGTCGTAAATCACTTCACATACTAAAATAATGAAGCAGATGGAGCAAAGACCATTGCAACAATTTAGAACACAATAACTATCTGCGACATGACACATGAGGGTATTCAATCAAAAATCCAAGGTGAAGACCATCAACATCTCCAGAAATGCTTCAAATAGCATGTAACCCCCGAAAGCCATACTTATTGCAATCTATTAGGTCATACTTCATTGTACGTTAGATTTCTTGATTATCACCAGAGATGTGAAGCATCAATCATTTGATACGTATGTTTAGATTATCATCATTCTACATCTCCCAGGTATTTTGTCATATTTCACATATTTTCAATATGATAAGCAATCAATGTAGCAGACATCGGAAAACGTGCTGAGAAAAAAACTTGCTTAGTTCTTATAACTTTATCCATACAGTTCAGAAAAATATAAGCACAAGACAGCATACCAGCAGTTTTCCATCTTCATCAGAGCAATGAGTGAATATACTTCCCAAACATTGCAACAGCATACCTAGCAGATTCATTTCCTCTACAAGACGTGGGGTAAGAGTTGGTACAGTCAAAATTTGGACGGAGAATGTCGACAAAAGTGGATACTTTTTCAAAGCAGTGTCAGTGCCCTCATTTATGGCTGCAGTTACGATACATGGGTAATATAGTACAAAAACTTTAGAAAATTCATATTTAAATATTGGTTCCCCTAACATTTTGAGAAGTAGCTCTTGGAGCTTCGCAACCACATTAGCGTTCATGAACCTCTCAGACCTCAGCAGAACATCCAATAAACCTGCTGAATAATATACTCTCTGAGAAATAAAACTTAGCAAACTTTCACTGTGTTTACAGAAATCCAAAAGCATCCCCACCACACTGGAGGTCAGCTCCTCCGCACACTTTTCAGCAGCATGACCAACCACTCTAGGACCCTGTTCGGAGACATTTCTTGCAGAAAGTAATTTTTCTTTCCAGTAAATAAGTAAAGAATCCAGGACAGGCCCCAACGATTCTGCAACATGCTTGGGGAGTGGTTGAATCTGCTCAGCACCTTTGTGTTTTGAACAAAATCCTTCACGTTTCCATGCAGTAATGTCCCCACAATCACAGCACCCCCCACCAGTATATATGACAGAGTAGTCGTGGTCCTTGTGATTTCCATTCTCAAAACAAGGAACACAAATCGCACAAGTAGGGTCATGCTCACATGTCCGGCAGCGATATGCAATATCATTATTCCCCCAAACAGCCCCACAAACACCTcgctcattatcactcattttctCCAGCTGCTCCAGTGCCACTTGCGGCTCATCCTCAAACATCAACCACTGCAACCAAACCTCACTCTCGTGAAATGTATCAGTATCCACCTCCTCTTCAGCTGGTAATATAGCGGAAACCAACTGTCCAACAAGGGATCTGTTACTCCTTGCAAACTCAACAATGCCTCGAGGTCCTAGGTTCAGTTTATCCCTAGGAATATCCAGCCGCGAAAGCCTCTGGAATAAAGAATGAAGAATTCATATATACAATGAGGGATTCACGTGGAGCTCTACAGATTTCAGAGCAACAAGGAGCATCCCTAAAAATAACTAAAcagtaatttttcaaaataaatactagtaacaATTTAGACTGTAACTAGATCATGCAAAAAACCATTCATCCTAAATAACAATTTATTCCAAATTCGAGCCTCACTTCAGCACAAACAGAAAACACCAAAGTGTATAAATTTTCACAAGTAACACAATCCCTCAGATGGAAAATTCAATATTAGAATTCATCACCAAGAGCTAGGGTTCTCCCTAAAAAACTTCACGTTCCGGAATAATTCTCGTATTCTAATCATATTCAAGTACTACAAGATAACTAAAAATTCTCTCTAATATAAAACACCAAACCCTTAATGACACCAATTACAGTTCAGCTGGCGCAAAGACTCCAATCACTAAAACGATCTTCACAATACACCAAGCGCGATGAATTTGTCAACAGCAGGCGAAGTACCAACCTGAATAAGGAGATCAGAGTGCGTCACAACGGCGGATTCCGGCGGCGAATCAGTCGCCATTTGAAACAGCTTCCTAACCCGATCGATGCAAGAACAGTTGTTAAATCTGCAGGTATCACTCTCCAGGACTGAAGCTCAGCCTCACTCCAGACGCCCAAACACATATAAAGAGGTGCCAGAAAGTGCATCAATTTTGCGATTCGCAACGAATAATCTAAAAACCCTATGCGAGAATTCGATGATCTTCCAGATTTTGGAGTGTGTGTTTGTAGATGGCTGGGTTTGCACGTGTCGCTGCTTGAGTTGTAAAGGGAAATGACGGTGTAGCGTATACCTCACTGGAATCGTGTGCGTATTTTACATTTGTAGATAGGGTTATTAGTAGTTTTTATTATGGTAAGTAGAGTATTATTTCATATTACAAATAATCTTTTACTGATTTTGTAGTCCTTTATGCGATTCAAATGCAAACagaaaatattcaattttatttatttctatacaTTTGTTTGGATTGGAATTGTGGttgattttcaaaaaaaatattatgtcAAATATGAGGGATTTtggtaattatatatatatatatatatatatagaagtgatcaatgtcgaaccaattttaaacaCCGAACTAGAGATTAAATTAGGGCCCTtcatttttttgatcttgtggttaggattaaATTGCAATtaacttaatattttattcaataaacaCTTGCTGaggggtattttaggaaatcaatTCTTAACCTACATAACGTGATTCTCTTTATCTTAATCTCTTTGAATTTTCACGCAATTTTCTTCAATTCTCTCGCAATTCATGATCTGCTctgcgtcgatcttcttcaatctGCCATCCACGATCTGCGTGGATCTTCTTCATTCCACGTTCAATTCAATTTCCCAATATTCACGTTCAATTCACGCTGCAGTGTTTCATTCGTTTCGGGCTCATCAAAAGCTGTTGGACCTTAATTCACAAATTTTGCTTCAATTTCTCAATATTCCGACTCTCATGGAGAATATCGATAGATTGGGATCTACTTTAACAAATTCTGCGGTTGAAGACGGATTAGGATCTACATCAACAGGATCTACATCGATCAATGATGGATCGATTATGAATGATCTTAGAAATCCAGGAGGCTCTCTTTTTGATACGGATTCAGAGCCAGAATCAAATAATACCGCAGTTGAAGGTTGATGACTTTTTCTAATTGAGCAATGTGTTATATTCgatttttttcatgtttgtaGTGTAAAAAGATCAATAATGAAGTAAATGTCGAAAAAATGAGCTTAAAACTACGTTGGAAAGTTGATCGATGTGCTTAAAAATAATGAAGTAAAACAgatttttttcatgtttgtaGTGTATATGCGATCTGTACTCATAGTgaactaaattttatttatccTGAAGTAATAACAAGTTAAAATGAACTTCTGTTCTTGGTGAATATTAAATGCTGATATTATTGCAGTGTATATGCGATCTGtacttataatgaactaaattgTTGTTACTATGAAGTAATAAATAGTAAAACTGAACTTCTGTTCTtgtttgaatgaatatgttttgttttgtttaaattttccaCTAACAGTAGTTTGTATGTTTTATAACAGTGTCATACTTACCTGATTGTCCATCCCAGCTAAAGCCTTATATTGGACAGATTTTTCTTAGACTTGATGATGCTACTGAGTTCTATAATAAGTATGCACGACATGTTGGGTTTGACACTCGTAAACATGGATCAAAAAAGAAGGGGGATCATGTCACATGGTTGTATGTTGTGTGCAGTAGAGAAGGTCAGAGGAAAATGAAAATGCAAGGGCATAAGTCAAAACGTAGACGTTCTTCTAGGAAGTGTTTTTGCAAGGCTAAAATTGCTTTTAAgttttgtaaaggaattggtTATGTTGTCAATCAATTTGATGAAATAATAATCATGATATGGTGGAGTTACGCCATAAGCGATTCATGAGGCTGAATCGCAACATTGACCTATTACATCAGAAATTTATACTAGATTGTGCAAGTGCAAACATAGGCCCTACACTGACTTTTAAGTTACTGAATGAGGTTCTTGGTGGGCTGGATTATGTTGGTTGCACGGTTGTAGAAATTAGAAACTATAGGCGCGACTTGAGAGCATATACTAGTGGGGCAGGTGCACAAATGGTACTTAATGAGATGAGCCGGAAGAAAGAGAATTGTCCAGCATTCACCTATGATTTGGAGGTGAACTCTAAGGATATGCTCACTCGTCTTTTCTGGTGTGACCCCATTGCTAAGAAGAATTTCCATCTCTACGGTGATATAGTATCGTTTGACACAACCTATTCAACTAATAGGTACGAATAATATGTTGTTTATAATGATATGATTATTGATGTGATCAACTTGCATGTGCATGAAACATTTACTGAATTAATGTAATAACTCGACAGAATGTACTAGTCATAGTTAATAATGAATTAATAGTCCCCTGGAATGATGTGAGTGCAGAAGTATTTAGAAGTCTTACTAGGAGAGTAAAACTCTTTATGTCTGAAGTATTATACCTTACATAATGAACTATTTATAACATCCTTTTTGATAAATTGATGTAATACAGGTACTGCATGATATCTGCACCGTTCACAGGAAAAGACAACCATGGGAGACCTATAGCATTTGGTGCAGGCTTATTATCTAAAGAAAATGCTAATTCCTTCACATGGTTGTTTGAACGTTTTGTCAAATGTATGGGTTCTGCACCAAAATTGATCATTACTGGTCAGGATTTGGGAATGAAGGTTGCTGTGGAAAGAGTCCTTGTTGATACAAGACATCGATGGTGCATGTGGCACATCATGTTCAAGGTTGTGGAAAAGTTACCAAAGAATCTACTTGGCAATGAAGACTTGAAAAAGGAGTTAAACAATTGTGTGTGGTCTGAGTTGATAGAGCCTGAAGAATTTGATGAAGAATGGAATAAAGTAATGGAAAAATATGGGCTTAAGGACAATGAGTGGTTTTCCTCGATGTTAAACCTCACGGAAATTTTGGGTATGTATCCTTCTTTGGAAACATATTTTCTATACgctgaagtatttctgtcattATTCTAAAGTATATTTGTTAACTAATGAACTGCAGGTGCCTGCATTCTTTAGGGATTT contains:
- the LOC121787415 gene encoding protein FAR1-RELATED SEQUENCE 5-like, giving the protein MRLNRNIDLLHQKFILDCASANIGPTLTFKLLNEVLGGLDYVGCTVVEIRNYRRDLRAYTSGAGAQMVLNEMSRKKENCPAFTYDLEVNSKDMLTRLFWCDPIAKKNFHLYGDIVSFDTTYSTNRYCMISAPFTGKDNHGRPIAFGAGLLSKENANSFTWLFERFVKCMGSAPKLIITGQDLGMKVAVERVLVDTRHRWCMWHIMFKVVEKLPKNLLGNEDLKKELNNCVWSELIEPEEFDEEWNKVMEKYGLKDNEWFSSMLNLTEILGMYPSLETYFLYAEVPAFFRDFPMNSLIKTTSISKSQNIFFKRYSKSRSNLVEFLMNYNNALDGQRSNNNRLEYLDFNTIPTLKTNSALEKHTSTIYSDSGFKLIQSEIEEAVDNVTMVTVSNIGENEIYVVNEKFSKNWTVSYSTSFDSYACSCKMIGRIGLVCSHIFWVLRNKKVKLIPNELHGERWLKSKFVKDVDCRFDDDIETFIVVDETKQEIGICMEIFMILHGLLNEMVIKFEHIDKLWLKGEKKYLVREMCCQLVKRD